The proteins below are encoded in one region of Rhodopirellula islandica:
- a CDS encoding efflux RND transporter permease subunit, giving the protein MNLPTLAVKYRPIVFSLAVLAMAWGAVTYVTIPRREDPEFTIRVCVVSTSWPGAPAETVEELVTDKIEQNLTGIEEVKLTRSTTLTGQSTVFVELEDNIPPADIQNVWDKVRARVDLVPMPAAHVSPIVNDEFGDTSVLLLGIHQTPSKGRSEIRPGDRYTLRQLEKHAEEVQDALRLLPGVAKVDMFGQRSEAIFIETDLANWAQLELTTNQLESLADDRNIIQAGGELDTDSGHFSVKTEGEFNAVDEITQIASTVRTGQGDNSVSLAELGLTVTRDYEDPANYICRVGDSKGSTPAVMLGITMKSGSNIIEVCEAAKHRVWEMSEVEQLLPPDIGVTAVSDQSESVAKKIRDVIINVVEAVLIVVVVVYLVVGFRTSFVMAANIPIVVVVAVGLISLFGVQLEQISLAAMIISLGLLVDNAVQVCDQARSNQMAGMDPFPAAIDGANTLAIPMLVGTLTTMAAFVPMLVSLEGGGKEYVYSLPVTVSTTLALSWVLAMSLCVILAGMFIRAPQGDQTGSPVVATWNRLAHWMPRRKRRSDQTPESSSRSLSNDKQENLPFRLYGWLGGLAVKFKWVTAFATLGLMIGILALPVSSEFFPDADGTQFAVKVILPETATIEQTDQVTQQVETILQRLGTENLAANGFSQPPLRVYRSLVGGGGSRWHLGWNPEPKTRSFAEILVRTTDASVTKQFAQRVREIAERGDEALGIDPIVGARIVPVRLALGPPADPLVFRISGNGFANPAVLREASDMLKQLVTAQHETWDVSDSWGVDGYQIQVAVEQDRASLVGVTNSQIARTLNSYYSGLQLTTFREGDHEVPVYFRLKASERESVRGLQESYVEGDRGKVPLASLAVLKPAFEIAKIERRKMNRTIEVSSQMEPGVTGNDVVARVLKSEEMRQIQDELPTGYWIEPGGSYEESAEAGGQMMMSFAISFLLIVLCLIFQYNGWSKPLLILSTLPLALVGAWLGLYLSDKSLGFMPQLGILALFGIVLNTAIIFVEFADILISERSRAKASSGEEEGPIVGLTKDEFRDCLIDAGKQRMLPIFLTTATTVGGLLPLALSGGPLWEGLAWCMIVGLLLTTMLTLLIVPAFYAILVETFRVVPIKRA; this is encoded by the coding sequence ATGAACTTGCCAACCTTGGCGGTCAAATACCGTCCCATCGTTTTTTCACTGGCGGTTTTGGCCATGGCATGGGGAGCAGTCACCTATGTCACGATCCCCCGACGGGAAGATCCCGAATTCACGATTCGTGTTTGTGTGGTCTCAACCTCTTGGCCGGGAGCACCTGCTGAGACGGTGGAGGAACTGGTCACCGATAAGATCGAACAGAACTTGACCGGCATCGAGGAGGTCAAGCTGACTCGGTCGACCACGTTGACGGGCCAGTCCACTGTGTTTGTGGAATTGGAAGACAACATCCCGCCCGCGGACATTCAGAATGTCTGGGACAAGGTTCGGGCGCGCGTGGATCTGGTTCCCATGCCTGCTGCCCACGTCAGTCCCATTGTCAACGATGAGTTCGGTGACACCTCCGTGCTGTTGTTGGGGATCCATCAGACACCTTCCAAAGGACGGTCGGAAATCCGTCCTGGGGATCGTTACACACTGCGTCAACTGGAAAAGCACGCCGAAGAGGTGCAGGACGCTTTGCGGTTGTTGCCGGGCGTTGCGAAAGTCGACATGTTCGGGCAACGATCCGAGGCGATCTTCATTGAGACAGACCTCGCCAATTGGGCCCAGTTGGAACTCACCACCAACCAACTGGAATCGTTGGCGGATGATCGCAACATCATTCAAGCCGGTGGAGAACTGGACACCGATTCCGGGCACTTTTCGGTCAAGACCGAAGGTGAGTTCAATGCGGTCGATGAAATCACCCAAATTGCGAGCACGGTTCGAACCGGCCAAGGCGACAACAGCGTTTCTTTGGCGGAACTTGGTCTGACGGTCACGCGTGACTACGAAGATCCGGCGAACTACATCTGCCGAGTGGGCGATTCAAAAGGCAGCACACCCGCTGTGATGCTGGGGATCACCATGAAATCTGGTTCGAACATCATCGAAGTCTGCGAAGCGGCGAAGCACCGCGTGTGGGAGATGTCGGAGGTGGAGCAATTGTTGCCTCCGGACATTGGCGTGACCGCCGTTTCAGATCAAAGCGAAAGCGTTGCGAAGAAGATTCGCGACGTGATCATCAATGTCGTCGAAGCCGTTTTGATTGTGGTGGTGGTGGTCTACTTGGTCGTCGGTTTCCGCACCTCGTTTGTGATGGCGGCGAACATTCCGATCGTGGTGGTCGTCGCTGTCGGTCTGATCTCCTTGTTTGGCGTTCAACTCGAACAGATTTCGCTCGCTGCGATGATCATTTCGTTGGGGCTGTTGGTCGACAATGCCGTGCAGGTGTGTGACCAAGCTAGGTCCAATCAAATGGCGGGCATGGATCCGTTCCCTGCGGCGATTGATGGTGCCAACACCTTGGCGATTCCGATGTTGGTCGGCACACTCACCACGATGGCCGCGTTTGTGCCGATGTTGGTGAGCCTGGAAGGTGGCGGAAAAGAATACGTCTACAGTCTACCGGTCACGGTTTCGACCACGCTTGCGCTCAGTTGGGTGTTGGCGATGTCTCTGTGTGTGATCTTGGCTGGGATGTTCATTCGGGCTCCGCAGGGAGATCAAACGGGTTCGCCGGTGGTGGCGACATGGAATCGACTGGCCCATTGGATGCCGCGAAGAAAACGTCGTTCGGATCAAACCCCCGAAAGCTCCTCACGAAGCCTTTCCAACGACAAGCAAGAGAACCTGCCCTTTCGGTTGTACGGATGGCTGGGCGGTTTGGCGGTCAAGTTCAAATGGGTGACGGCGTTTGCCACCCTCGGACTGATGATTGGAATCTTGGCATTGCCAGTGAGTTCGGAATTTTTCCCGGATGCAGATGGGACTCAGTTTGCGGTCAAAGTGATCTTGCCTGAAACGGCAACGATTGAACAAACCGATCAAGTCACCCAGCAGGTTGAAACGATTCTTCAGCGTTTGGGAACCGAAAACCTCGCGGCCAACGGATTTTCCCAGCCTCCACTTCGCGTGTATCGATCTTTGGTTGGTGGTGGTGGGTCGCGTTGGCACTTGGGATGGAATCCGGAGCCGAAAACACGGTCCTTCGCGGAGATTTTGGTGCGGACGACGGATGCGTCGGTGACGAAACAGTTCGCCCAACGCGTGCGAGAAATCGCGGAGCGTGGCGACGAGGCTTTGGGGATCGATCCGATCGTCGGGGCTCGCATCGTGCCGGTTCGATTGGCGTTGGGACCACCGGCTGATCCGCTGGTCTTTCGGATTTCTGGGAATGGTTTCGCGAACCCTGCCGTGTTGCGGGAAGCCTCCGACATGCTGAAACAGCTCGTCACGGCACAGCACGAAACATGGGACGTGTCGGATTCCTGGGGAGTGGATGGGTATCAAATTCAGGTGGCGGTGGAACAGGATCGTGCGTCGTTGGTGGGGGTCACCAATTCGCAGATTGCTCGGACGCTGAATTCCTACTATTCCGGTTTGCAACTGACCACGTTTCGCGAAGGCGACCACGAGGTGCCGGTTTACTTTCGGTTGAAAGCCAGCGAACGCGAATCGGTTCGCGGACTGCAAGAGTCATATGTGGAAGGGGATCGTGGGAAGGTGCCACTGGCTTCCTTGGCGGTTTTGAAACCGGCGTTCGAAATTGCCAAGATTGAACGTCGGAAAATGAATCGAACGATCGAGGTCAGTTCGCAAATGGAACCGGGCGTCACCGGCAACGACGTGGTCGCTCGGGTGTTGAAGTCAGAAGAGATGCGGCAGATTCAGGACGAACTGCCCACGGGATATTGGATCGAACCGGGTGGGTCGTACGAAGAGAGTGCGGAAGCCGGTGGGCAGATGATGATGTCCTTTGCCATTTCGTTCCTGCTGATCGTTTTGTGTCTGATCTTTCAGTACAACGGTTGGTCCAAACCGCTGCTCATCCTTTCCACGTTGCCCCTGGCGTTGGTGGGAGCCTGGCTGGGGTTGTACCTGTCTGATAAGTCGCTGGGATTCATGCCGCAGTTGGGAATCCTGGCTTTGTTTGGCATCGTGCTGAACACCGCGATCATTTTTGTCGAATTCGCCGACATCTTGATCTCAGAACGATCGCGAGCCAAAGCCTCCTCCGGAGAAGAGGAGGGACCGATTGTTGGTCTGACCAAAGACGAGTTTCGTGATTGCTTGATCGATGCGGGCAAGCAGCGCATGTTGCCAATCTTCCTCACCACCGCGACAACGGTTGGTGGCCTCTTGCCCTTGGCTCTCAGCGGCGGACCGCTGTGGGAAGGATTGGCGTGGTGCATGATCGTGGGGCTGTTGCTGACGACCATGTTGACTTTGCTCATCGTGCCCGCTTTCTACGCCATCCTGGTCGAAACGTTCCGAGTGGTTCCGATCAAACGTGCCTGA
- a CDS encoding HD domain-containing protein yields MNHSETITRRVAEIVSQRMADQQAGHGFDHVRRVHRTACDIQKQIGSDLFTIELAALLHDVGDAKFHDGVERSAEFSREILGDLKVDPMTIEHVAHIVDNLSFRKHETAEELSLEGKIVQDADRLDALGAIGIVRTIEYGATVGQPFHIAGNDPSDLSGPKTGAGHFYQKLFRLRDLLHTDPARQIATDREQFMKTFLAQFMSEMAD; encoded by the coding sequence ATGAACCACTCTGAAACCATCACCCGGCGAGTTGCCGAGATTGTGAGCCAGCGAATGGCCGACCAACAGGCCGGGCACGGATTCGATCACGTCCGGCGTGTCCATCGAACAGCCTGTGACATTCAAAAGCAAATTGGAAGCGACCTTTTCACCATCGAACTGGCGGCGCTGTTGCATGATGTCGGTGACGCGAAATTCCATGATGGAGTTGAGCGCAGCGCCGAGTTCTCTCGCGAAATCCTGGGGGACCTCAAAGTGGATCCCATGACGATCGAGCACGTCGCCCACATCGTCGACAACCTTTCGTTTCGAAAACACGAAACTGCGGAAGAACTTTCCCTGGAAGGCAAAATCGTGCAGGACGCCGATCGGCTCGACGCACTGGGCGCGATCGGAATCGTGCGAACGATCGAGTACGGAGCAACCGTCGGCCAACCGTTTCACATCGCTGGCAATGACCCCAGTGATCTGAGCGGACCAAAGACCGGTGCCGGTCACTTTTATCAAAAGCTCTTTCGACTGCGTGACCTGCTGCACACCGATCCAGCCCGTCAAATCGCGACGGACCGGGAACAGTTCATGAAAACCTTCTTGGCTCAATTCATGAGCGAGATGGCCGACTGA
- a CDS encoding PhzF family phenazine biosynthesis protein → MSNNDPLIWQVDAFTDVPFGGNPAAICLVQEYPSDEWMQHLASEMNLSETAFLVPLADPAEYQLRWFTPNVEVDLCGHATLAAAHVLWEQNRVEERVVIRFQTRSGELACSRSASGITLDFPHAPLSALDDSKLESQLKAAMGIEQAEVWRTPFDLLMVAESREAVMGLQPDFSLLTAIPTRGVIVTAAESDADFDFVSRFFAPGCGIEEDPVTGSAHCCLAPYWAPRLGTNTLVGYQASRRGGRVRCEVVDDRVRLTGKAVTVLEGRLKIEVSGR, encoded by the coding sequence ATGTCGAACAACGACCCTTTGATTTGGCAGGTGGACGCGTTCACCGACGTGCCTTTTGGTGGGAACCCAGCTGCCATTTGCCTCGTGCAGGAGTATCCGAGCGACGAGTGGATGCAGCACCTTGCCAGCGAGATGAATTTATCGGAAACAGCGTTCCTGGTTCCGTTGGCCGATCCGGCCGAATACCAGTTGCGATGGTTCACTCCCAATGTCGAAGTGGATCTGTGTGGCCACGCAACGCTCGCGGCAGCGCACGTGCTGTGGGAACAAAATCGCGTGGAAGAACGCGTTGTGATTCGTTTTCAAACCCGAAGCGGTGAACTTGCTTGTTCACGAAGTGCATCGGGGATCACGCTGGATTTTCCTCACGCACCCTTGTCGGCACTGGACGATTCGAAACTGGAATCACAACTGAAGGCGGCCATGGGGATCGAACAGGCTGAGGTTTGGAGGACACCGTTTGATCTGTTGATGGTGGCGGAATCGCGTGAGGCGGTGATGGGGTTGCAGCCCGATTTTTCATTGTTGACCGCCATTCCGACTCGTGGTGTGATTGTGACGGCAGCAGAGAGTGACGCTGATTTTGATTTCGTCTCTCGGTTCTTTGCCCCTGGCTGTGGCATTGAGGAAGATCCCGTGACAGGATCCGCACACTGTTGCTTGGCCCCGTATTGGGCGCCGCGTTTAGGGACCAACACCTTGGTCGGTTACCAAGCGTCTCGACGCGGTGGAAGGGTTCGATGTGAGGTTGTCGATGATCGTGTGCGTTTGACTGGCAAGGCAGTGACTGTTTTGGAAGGTCGTTTGAAAATCGAAGTTTCTGGAAGGTGA
- a CDS encoding GNAT family N-acetyltransferase: MRSFRNEDAVGCWHLFHDTVHRVNGRDYSQEQLNAWAPEEVDLEAWTDRFQNRVALVVESDSKLIGFADMTRDGHLDRLFVSADHQRQGVAKLIWTGLRKHVRRLNCETVSTEASVTAKPFFESVGFQVRQRQEVICRGVCLVNFRMQWRGDQFNEAT, encoded by the coding sequence TTGCGTTCATTTCGAAACGAGGATGCTGTCGGATGCTGGCATCTTTTTCATGACACCGTGCATCGAGTGAATGGTCGGGATTATTCCCAGGAACAGCTGAACGCGTGGGCGCCGGAGGAGGTGGACCTGGAAGCTTGGACCGATCGGTTTCAAAATCGCGTGGCCTTGGTGGTGGAGTCGGATTCGAAGCTGATTGGATTCGCAGACATGACCCGCGACGGGCACCTGGACCGACTGTTTGTCTCGGCGGATCATCAACGACAAGGTGTCGCAAAGTTGATTTGGACCGGACTTCGCAAGCATGTTCGACGTTTGAACTGTGAAACTGTTTCTACCGAAGCCAGCGTCACCGCGAAACCTTTTTTTGAATCAGTTGGGTTTCAGGTGCGCCAGCGTCAGGAAGTGATTTGTCGCGGCGTCTGCCTGGTCAACTTCCGCATGCAATGGCGGGGGGACCAATTCAACGAGGCGACGTGA
- a CDS encoding MarR family winged helix-turn-helix transcriptional regulator has product MTPSSLREELKKKGPFQSLEQEAMLGILRTSDLLENRLARLLRKYGLTPSQYNAMRIMRGEGEPMPCLEVADRMIQVAPAITRVVDQLLHRELVHKTQSSQDRRVFLVGVTEEGLALLRQLDEPIQNLHRELLGHVSAEDLQTLNRILHIARGSVSE; this is encoded by the coding sequence ATGACGCCGTCCTCTTTACGTGAAGAGCTCAAGAAAAAGGGGCCGTTCCAATCCCTCGAGCAAGAGGCCATGCTGGGGATTCTCCGTACCAGCGATCTGCTTGAAAATCGCTTGGCTCGCCTGCTACGAAAGTATGGGCTGACGCCGTCACAGTACAACGCGATGCGCATTATGCGTGGCGAAGGCGAACCAATGCCTTGCTTGGAAGTCGCCGATCGGATGATCCAGGTGGCACCCGCAATCACCCGTGTGGTCGATCAATTGCTCCATCGAGAGTTGGTCCACAAAACGCAATCCAGCCAGGACCGCCGAGTCTTTTTGGTTGGTGTGACGGAGGAGGGCCTCGCCTTGCTCCGACAATTGGATGAGCCGATCCAGAATTTGCATCGCGAATTGTTGGGGCATGTCAGTGCGGAGGATCTTCAAACGCTGAATCGAATTCTGCATATCGCCCGTGGAAGTGTGTCGGAGTAG
- a CDS encoding sigma-70 family RNA polymerase sigma factor yields the protein MTEQRDPDETQTRIAKLIADARSGDQNALGELLDSYRKFVKFLARSGLHHHLQGKADPSDLAQEVCIAAHENMADFRGQTPEEFAGWLRGILQNILAMHLRKYLGTKKRDPRLEQNLNASLANASGFLQSKIAADVTSPSQHFARNEAFLQLAEAIETLPEHYREVIVLRHVEGMSFADVAKTMGKSVDSVEKLWVRGLAKLRTIMT from the coding sequence ATGACTGAACAACGTGACCCCGACGAAACTCAGACTCGGATTGCCAAGCTGATTGCCGATGCGCGATCGGGGGACCAAAACGCGTTGGGGGAATTGCTGGACAGTTACCGAAAATTCGTCAAGTTTTTGGCGCGATCCGGTTTGCACCATCATTTGCAAGGCAAAGCCGATCCGTCGGATTTGGCGCAGGAGGTTTGTATTGCGGCGCATGAGAACATGGCCGATTTTCGCGGCCAAACACCGGAGGAATTCGCGGGTTGGTTGCGAGGCATCCTGCAGAACATTTTGGCGATGCACTTGCGAAAGTACTTGGGGACAAAGAAACGCGATCCACGATTGGAGCAGAATTTGAATGCCAGTTTGGCGAACGCTTCCGGGTTCTTGCAATCAAAGATCGCCGCGGATGTGACCTCACCAAGTCAACACTTCGCTCGCAACGAAGCTTTCCTGCAACTGGCGGAGGCGATTGAGACGCTGCCTGAACACTACCGCGAGGTCATCGTTCTGCGTCATGTTGAAGGGATGTCTTTCGCAGACGTCGCGAAGACAATGGGAAAGAGTGTGGACAGTGTTGAAAAACTCTGGGTACGTGGACTTGCGAAATTGCGAACGATCATGACGTGA
- a CDS encoding serine/threonine protein kinase, which produces MNEEGNMATFDETNDNGVVAAVKDYMQLLDSGKAPSIDAFVADHATIEVELRPALEGLAMLHGVGAPSESPVNAVGPDAEFTAKPIGDFQIVGELGRGGMGVVYEAIQLSLGRKVALKVLPFASGLDEVRLQRFRNEAHAAAALHHTNIVPVYAVGSDRGVHYYAMQMIEGRTLADVIDEMRQKSEQGKTDDTVPFREEVGTAPTRLNNTTSMGTSLGRRRYYESAVRMAYDAAIAIEHAHQYGVIHRDIKPGNLLIDGAGKVWVTDFGLAHIESDTNNLTRTGDPMGTLRYASPEQASGNRMILDHRTDVYSFGVTLYELLTLQPAIQGEGFRDLLNAVIEVEPPSPISIAPNLPTELDTIVRKAIAKQPSERYATMKDLADDMQCWLDDKPIQAKPPTALERLAKWRRRNSGLVTAAFGMLFIASVALLVTTLLVWEEQRNTKHALDRVTKERQLAEESFQQARAAVDAFSTLSESELAYRGDLQDLRRSFLETSLSFYRDFLELRADDPALKSDLALTSDRVEAMVEELQLLEKIGPLMQLAETSVQKELGIDREKADAITEAIRSLQTQRQSLANQNPGNLSESNEDMTLLLNAFNTFLTGRLTTSQLERLRQIARQRRLPFTFKSAEVVAALNLTREQRAKINQIIQETRPPRGGRFDDGRGPRDHNDGRRGQGPRGSDGMRGGPDIGPAVDDPRSPGGRPDEFGGPPEMNGPPSFGFGGPPEFSGPPEFNGPPRDMWRSEATRVTVGQILEILTPEQREKWDALIGDPFWQ; this is translated from the coding sequence TTGAACGAAGAGGGAAATATGGCCACTTTCGATGAAACCAATGACAACGGCGTGGTCGCTGCGGTCAAGGATTACATGCAATTGCTTGATAGCGGGAAGGCTCCTTCGATCGACGCATTCGTGGCTGATCATGCCACCATCGAAGTCGAGTTGCGTCCGGCACTCGAAGGGCTGGCCATGCTCCATGGCGTCGGGGCACCGTCTGAGTCGCCCGTGAACGCGGTGGGGCCCGATGCCGAATTCACTGCCAAACCGATCGGTGATTTTCAAATCGTCGGTGAACTTGGCCGCGGAGGGATGGGCGTGGTCTACGAGGCCATCCAGCTCTCGCTCGGTCGCAAGGTGGCTCTCAAAGTGCTGCCGTTCGCCAGCGGTCTGGACGAAGTGCGTTTGCAGCGGTTCCGCAACGAAGCTCATGCGGCAGCGGCTCTGCACCACACCAACATCGTGCCCGTCTACGCCGTCGGCAGCGATCGTGGTGTGCACTACTACGCGATGCAGATGATTGAGGGACGCACACTGGCCGACGTGATCGACGAGATGCGGCAGAAGTCAGAGCAAGGCAAAACGGATGACACCGTGCCGTTCCGAGAAGAAGTAGGAACTGCTCCAACTCGACTGAACAACACGACTTCGATGGGCACTTCGCTGGGCCGGCGGCGGTACTACGAATCGGCGGTGCGGATGGCCTATGACGCTGCGATCGCAATCGAACACGCTCACCAGTACGGTGTGATCCACCGAGACATCAAACCGGGGAACTTGTTGATTGATGGTGCCGGCAAGGTCTGGGTCACCGATTTTGGTTTGGCACACATTGAGTCCGACACGAACAATCTGACTCGGACCGGCGATCCGATGGGGACGTTGCGGTATGCCTCGCCCGAACAAGCGTCTGGCAACCGAATGATTTTGGACCATCGCACCGACGTGTATTCGTTTGGTGTCACGCTATACGAATTGTTGACGTTACAGCCCGCCATTCAGGGCGAAGGTTTTCGCGATTTGCTCAATGCCGTGATCGAGGTGGAACCACCGTCTCCGATCTCAATCGCACCAAATCTGCCCACAGAGCTGGACACGATTGTTCGCAAAGCGATTGCCAAGCAACCGTCCGAACGCTACGCAACGATGAAGGATCTCGCGGATGATATGCAGTGTTGGTTGGATGACAAACCCATCCAAGCCAAACCGCCGACGGCACTTGAGCGATTGGCGAAATGGCGTCGCCGCAACAGCGGACTGGTCACTGCGGCCTTCGGAATGTTGTTCATTGCATCGGTTGCGCTGCTGGTGACAACGCTGTTGGTCTGGGAAGAACAAAGGAACACGAAACACGCCCTCGATCGCGTGACAAAAGAACGCCAGTTAGCCGAAGAGAGTTTTCAGCAGGCACGCGCCGCCGTGGATGCTTTCAGCACCTTGAGTGAAAGCGAGTTGGCCTATCGTGGTGACCTCCAAGACCTTCGCCGGAGCTTCTTGGAAACCTCTCTGTCGTTTTACCGAGATTTCTTGGAACTCCGTGCCGATGATCCTGCGCTCAAAAGCGATTTGGCACTGACTTCGGATCGCGTGGAAGCGATGGTGGAAGAGCTGCAGCTTCTTGAGAAAATTGGACCGCTGATGCAGTTGGCAGAAACCTCGGTTCAGAAAGAGTTGGGCATCGATCGTGAGAAAGCGGATGCAATCACGGAGGCCATCCGGTCTTTGCAAACGCAACGTCAGTCCTTGGCCAACCAGAACCCTGGGAATCTTTCCGAAAGCAACGAGGATATGACGTTGTTGCTCAACGCGTTCAATACTTTCCTGACTGGGAGATTGACCACGAGTCAACTTGAGCGGTTGCGACAAATCGCTCGTCAGCGACGGTTGCCATTCACGTTCAAATCCGCTGAGGTCGTCGCGGCGCTCAACCTCACAAGAGAGCAGCGTGCCAAGATCAATCAAATCATCCAAGAAACGCGACCTCCACGAGGAGGTCGATTCGACGACGGCCGCGGACCTCGGGATCACAACGACGGACGTCGCGGGCAAGGGCCTCGTGGATCAGATGGAATGCGCGGTGGTCCCGATATTGGGCCGGCTGTCGATGATCCACGGTCCCCTGGTGGTCGCCCTGATGAATTTGGTGGTCCGCCTGAGATGAATGGACCGCCTAGCTTTGGTTTTGGTGGACCTCCCGAGTTCAGCGGCCCCCCAGAATTCAACGGGCCGCCTCGTGATATGTGGCGGTCTGAGGCGACTCGGGTCACCGTGGGGCAGATCCTTGAGATCCTGACACCAGAACAGCGTGAGAAATGGGACGCCTTGATCGGCGACCCGTTTTGGCAATGA
- a CDS encoding glycosyltransferase has protein sequence MRILVLTVGTRGDVQPYVALAGGLKEAGHVVQICTCQVFEGFIRSHGIDYAPLNNDLRDFMESDEGRSAMETTTNLFQMVRAGIRLMPKLTDMMHRQVNEMWTAAEAFEPDLILFHKKAIGAEDFAERLGCRCALAFYLPLYVPTGESPAFGFPRLPLGRWYNRATYRLIEFISRRSGARFVGKWRRSQGMTAKRPAYFRHAGGSPVAALHAYSPSVIPRPCDWPDHATVTGYWFLDASTEFIPDPTLVKFLQQGPPPIYVGFGSIFGRDPRATAERVIEAVRLSGQRALLAAGWGGMDLNKFDLPETMLSIDAVPHDWLFPQVSAVVHHGGCGTTAAGLRAGRRTIICPFFGDQPFWGRVVQDLGVGPQPIPQRKLTPKRLANAISQTMEDREMEVRADQLGKPIRSESGVQNAVRFIDELSV, from the coding sequence ATGCGGATTTTGGTGCTGACGGTGGGGACGCGAGGGGATGTACAGCCGTATGTCGCGTTGGCCGGTGGGCTGAAGGAGGCGGGGCATGTGGTGCAAATTTGTACCTGTCAGGTGTTCGAAGGGTTCATTCGCTCGCACGGGATCGACTACGCTCCACTGAACAATGACCTCCGCGATTTCATGGAATCCGATGAGGGACGATCGGCCATGGAAACCACCACCAACCTGTTTCAGATGGTTCGGGCTGGCATTCGGCTGATGCCGAAACTCACCGACATGATGCACCGCCAAGTCAACGAAATGTGGACGGCGGCGGAGGCCTTTGAGCCGGATTTGATTCTGTTCCACAAAAAGGCGATCGGCGCAGAAGATTTTGCCGAACGTCTCGGTTGTCGTTGTGCCCTCGCGTTTTATTTGCCGCTCTATGTGCCCACGGGCGAGTCGCCAGCGTTTGGATTCCCACGCTTGCCGCTCGGGCGTTGGTACAACCGCGCGACCTATCGCCTCATCGAATTCATCTCGCGTCGCAGTGGCGCTCGGTTCGTGGGAAAATGGCGGCGATCTCAAGGAATGACGGCGAAGCGTCCAGCGTACTTTCGTCACGCGGGTGGCAGCCCGGTCGCCGCTTTGCATGCTTACAGCCCCTCCGTGATTCCGAGACCCTGCGATTGGCCGGATCACGCGACAGTGACGGGCTATTGGTTCCTGGATGCATCGACCGAATTCATACCTGATCCAACCCTGGTGAAGTTTCTTCAACAAGGACCACCACCGATTTACGTTGGCTTCGGCAGCATCTTCGGACGCGACCCGCGAGCGACTGCGGAGCGTGTCATCGAAGCGGTTCGGTTGTCTGGTCAACGTGCGCTGTTGGCAGCGGGCTGGGGAGGCATGGACCTGAACAAGTTCGATTTACCGGAGACGATGCTTTCCATCGATGCAGTTCCACATGATTGGTTGTTCCCCCAAGTCTCCGCGGTGGTTCACCATGGAGGCTGCGGGACCACCGCAGCCGGACTCCGCGCCGGACGTCGCACGATCATCTGTCCATTCTTTGGTGATCAACCCTTTTGGGGGCGTGTGGTTCAGGATCTCGGTGTCGGCCCCCAACCGATCCCACAACGAAAGCTGACACCCAAGCGGCTTGCCAATGCCATCTCTCAAACGATGGAGGATCGTGAGATGGAAGTCAGGGCGGACCAACTTGGCAAACCAATTCGATCGGAATCGGGCGTGCAGAACGCCGTGCGATTCATCGATGAACTGAGTGTTTAA